The Deltaproteobacteria bacterium genome contains the following window.
GCCGCGGTTGATCGCAATAACCGGGGTGCCGCAGGCCATCGATTCAATAACGGAAAGACCGAACGGTTCGTTGAAGTTTATGGGATGCAGCAGTGCAGCAGCCTTGCCCAGAAGATCATTTCGTTTTTCAGGACCGGCGCTTCCTACATAAATGACCTGCCGATCATCAATAAACGGCTTTACATGTTTTTTGAAATAGTCCTCATCCTGGATTATGCCCGCCATTACAAGCTTTCGCCTGCAGGCACGTGCAATCTCGATGGCCTCCTTTGCGCCCTTGTCATGGTGAAAGCGGCCAAAAAACAACAGATAGTCCTCCGGTTCGGGCCGAAAATCAAACTGACTTATGTCGATGCCATGATGGATGGTTTTGATATAATCAAGATCCGTCGATCGATCGGAATCGCTGATGGAAACATAAAACGCTTTGCCGTTGTATTTCTTGTAAACCGGCAGAATCCCGGGCGATGAAAAGCCGTGAATGGTGGTCACCACCGGGGTGGCGGTCAGGCCGGTATAGGTCAGAGGCAGATAGTCAAAGTGGTTGTGGATGATGTCGTATGCATCGGCATGCTCAAAGAGTTCTGAAATGTGCAGGCACTCCCAGACCTTTGGTATGAGTGAGCGCTCTTCTTCATAGCCCCGCGGGCAAACGGCATGCAACGTGCCGCTGGTTTGCGAATCCGCGGTTGCAAACAAGGTTACACCATGACCGCGCGCTACCAGCCCCTCGGTTAAAAGGGAGGCCACGTTTTCCCAGGGCCCATAATGTCGCGGCGGTGTGCGCCAGGCAATGGGCGAGAGCATGGCAATGTGCATGCCTGATCCTTTTGTTAATCCGTTTTCTGTGACAATGGCTGGTTTAAAATCTCGTCGGCATAAAGCTTCTGCAATGTCATCAGTGAAAGCAGCCAGGCAAGGGAGGACTCGGCGCCTTCATTCTGGTTGATGCCGTCCGCCATCAATCCATCTCGGCAGCCTCCGGTCTTGGGATCATAGAGCGGCAAGTTGAGGTCGTTGTGTCCAAGAAACCAATTGAAACACATGACCGCATTCTCAAACCATGTGTGGTCCCGGGTAACATTAAAGGCTTCGACACAGGCTTCGACCATGGCATTGGCTTCAATGGGCTGCTGGTCGAAACGGGCTCTGGGGCCGCCTTTTTCATACCAACCGGTGCTGCCGATGGGCACAAAGTGATTGTCTTCGGTTTGGATGGCAAGCAGCCACTTGAGGGAGTTGAGTCCCATATCGATCATGTCGTTGCGTTGCATCCGCTGACCGGACAGCAGCAGGGCATGGGGCAGTTTGCCGTTGGCATAGTTCAGGGTGTTCTCAAGCCAGGGCCAATCGTCTGTTCCATTGTTTTTAAACTGATCGAAAAGCCTGTCGGCAAGAACTTCCCGGATCCTGCGCACTTCACTGTCGCCTGCAAATTCATACAGGTAGCCATGAATTCCAACCAGGGTAAAAGCGATGGCGCGGGGCGAATGAAAATTCTCGACAGCTCTCAGTGCCTTGTTGAAAAGGGTCGTGCTCACTGCGAGATGCCCGGGATTTTGAAGAAAAGCCAACGATTTGCCAAGGCACCAGAGCGTTCTGCCATGCGCATCCTCGGACCCGATCTCATCCATCCACTGTCGCGAATAGGTCATGAAATTGCGAAAGCGCCCATTTTTTTCATCATAGGCATACAGAAGAAACCCGAGATAATGATCGCTGAGAAGATCAAGCATCGAGCCGTTTGTTGGCAGGTATTTTTGACACATGGCGGCAACCAGCAGCGCTCTGGCATTATCATCGGTGCAGTAGCCATGGGTGCGATCGGGAATGGTATAGTTGGCATGTTGCAAGATGCCGGTATCATCGGTAAAGGCTTTCAGGTGATCGAGCTTGATCTCCGGGAGCTCGAAATTCGTGATGGCCTTGATGTTTTCAACATAGGAATACCGGGGACGGGGGTTCCGGATCCTGTTCAGCTGAACCTCCCTGAATACCTGGAGATATTTTCGGGATACCTCCTTCCAGACTGCGTCGCGGCTGAACATATAGGCTTTCTTACGCATGGCGTGCCGGTCGACATCGTTGTCCAGTAGGTCGATAATTTGTTCCGCCATGGCATCCGGATTGCGGAAGGGTACAATCCGGCCCCGATCTTCGGCAAGCATCTCGGTGGCATACCAGTACGGGGTTGAAATGACGGCTTTGCCTGTGCCCATGGCATAGGCAAGGGTCCCGGAGGTAATCTGGGCTTCTTCAAGATAAGGGGTTACGTAGATATCGGCGATGCCGAGAAACTCACATAGCTCTTTTATTTCAACAAAACGATTCTGAAAAATGACATACTCGCCGATATCGAGTTTGCGCACGAACTGCTGCAGCATGATGCGGTATGCATCGCCATGCAATTTCAAAATATGCGGATGTGTTGCGCCCAGGATAATATAGGCCACATCAGGGTGATTTTTGATGACCGCCGGAAGCGCCTGCAATACATTTTCAATGCCCTTATTTGGGGAAAGCAGGCCGAACGTGAGCAGCACCTTTTTGCCTTCCACACCGAACTTGTCTTTGTAGAAGCTGGGATCAATAAACGGCGTATCCGGAATGCCGTGATGGATAAAGACAATTTTTTCCTCGGGCACGGCATAAATATCTTTGAGGAAGTCGGATGCCTTACGACTCATCACCACCAGTTTGTCGGACAGATCGGATAGCTTGCACATGACGTCACGATATTCCGGCGCGGGGTCTTTCAAAACCGTGTGTAACGTCGTCACCACCGGCATGCGCAGATCTCCCAATAGTTTCAGCAGATGGCTGCCGGCCGGACCGCCGAAAAGACCGTATTCATGCTGCACGCAGACAATATCCGTCCGACTGATATTGAGAAATTGAGCTGCGACACTATAATCGGTCAACTTGTTCTGGTTGATCTCAAAGCGCACTTTTTCCGGGTATGGATATCCCTCAGGTTTATCATTCATGACAGCCGCCCAGCAGTGAATATCGGGGGCTTCCGCTGATAAGCCTTCAACCAGATCCGTGGTGAAGGTCGCGATACCACACTGGCGGGGCAGATAGTTGCCGATTACGGCAACCGAGTTGATTCCCTCATAATAGTTAATAACAGATGTCATAAGATGAGATGAGATGATAAGAAGTCGCTTTTTTTGAGGATGAGATATAGCAGAAACGGGCTTGGGTGTCAAAGAAAATGTGACCACAAGATATTGGGGTTGCGACAAAGGGCCTCGATATGGAGGGCCAAATGTAGAGCGCGGCCCGACCTGTTGAGGGATTCGCGTGCTCCTATGACGCAGGGAGGGCTGAAATGGCAGGGATCTGGTGTCACATGTTGCATAGTGAATAAAATAGTTGACCTTGACCTGCTTTTGAATTTGTTCTTATGGGCAGAGCATGGAGAATAGAATATGAGGGCGGGCTGTATCATGTGTTGTCCCGTGGAAATGAACGAAAAGACATTTTTCGTGATGACCGGGATCGGGTGACTTTCTTGGATGTGATCGGAGAAATGGCGGATCAGTATCACATCGATATTTTTGCCTACACCTTGATGAATAATCATCATATCCTCCTGCGAACAAATTATGCCAATCTTTCCAAAAATATGCAATGGCTGGCCCTGACCTATACCAGGCGATTCAACAATAGACATTTTCGGCCGGGTCATTTGTTTCAGGGTCGATTTAAAAGTATTATTGTTGAAAACGATACGTATTTACTGAGGCTTTCCTGCTACATCCATCGGAATCCCTTAAGGGCTGGGGTGGTTACCCGCCTAGTAGACTATCCTTGGAGCAGTTATAAAGCCTATGCCTATGGCAGCAAAACCCGGAATGGCTGTTGACAAAACCGATTTTGGCGCAATTTGATGCGGTCGACAAACACA
Protein-coding sequences here:
- a CDS encoding glycosyltransferase, which translates into the protein MHIAMLSPIAWRTPPRHYGPWENVASLLTEGLVARGHGVTLFATADSQTSGTLHAVCPRGYEEERSLIPKVWECLHISELFEHADAYDIIHNHFDYLPLTYTGLTATPVVTTIHGFSSPGILPVYKKYNGKAFYVSISDSDRSTDLDYIKTIHHGIDISQFDFRPEPEDYLLFFGRFHHDKGAKEAIEIARACRRKLVMAGIIQDEDYFKKHVKPFIDDRQVIYVGSAGPEKRNDLLGKAAALLHPINFNEPFGLSVIESMACGTPVIAINRGSMSELIQDGKNGFLVSNTDEAIKAVERVKGIDRAYCRKTVEDNFTIDRMVEKYIAVYEQVLEKTKREDQRPWGFYKILSDTPNHKVKCINVYPGRRLSYQRHFRRSEHWYVISGKAVVTKNGEEIERVSGQAIDLPVGTWHRVRNPGSQDMVFIEVQTGDYFGEDDIERSEDDYNRV
- a CDS encoding transposase encodes the protein MGRAWRIEYEGGLYHVLSRGNERKDIFRDDRDRVTFLDVIGEMADQYHIDIFAYTLMNNHHILLRTNYANLSKNMQWLALTYTRRFNNRHFRPGHLFQGRFKSIIVENDTYLLRLSCYIHRNPLRAGVVTRLVDYPWSSYKAYAYGSKTRNGC
- a CDS encoding glycosyltransferase family 4 protein, whose product is MTSVINYYEGINSVAVIGNYLPRQCGIATFTTDLVEGLSAEAPDIHCWAAVMNDKPEGYPYPEKVRFEINQNKLTDYSVAAQFLNISRTDIVCVQHEYGLFGGPAGSHLLKLLGDLRMPVVTTLHTVLKDPAPEYRDVMCKLSDLSDKLVVMSRKASDFLKDIYAVPEEKIVFIHHGIPDTPFIDPSFYKDKFGVEGKKVLLTFGLLSPNKGIENVLQALPAVIKNHPDVAYIILGATHPHILKLHGDAYRIMLQQFVRKLDIGEYVIFQNRFVEIKELCEFLGIADIYVTPYLEEAQITSGTLAYAMGTGKAVISTPYWYATEMLAEDRGRIVPFRNPDAMAEQIIDLLDNDVDRHAMRKKAYMFSRDAVWKEVSRKYLQVFREVQLNRIRNPRPRYSYVENIKAITNFELPEIKLDHLKAFTDDTGILQHANYTIPDRTHGYCTDDNARALLVAAMCQKYLPTNGSMLDLLSDHYLGFLLYAYDEKNGRFRNFMTYSRQWMDEIGSEDAHGRTLWCLGKSLAFLQNPGHLAVSTTLFNKALRAVENFHSPRAIAFTLVGIHGYLYEFAGDSEVRRIREVLADRLFDQFKNNGTDDWPWLENTLNYANGKLPHALLLSGQRMQRNDMIDMGLNSLKWLLAIQTEDNHFVPIGSTGWYEKGGPRARFDQQPIEANAMVEACVEAFNVTRDHTWFENAVMCFNWFLGHNDLNLPLYDPKTGGCRDGLMADGINQNEGAESSLAWLLSLMTLQKLYADEILNQPLSQKTD